CACTGCTCATCATTCCGTCAGAGGAGAAACTGGCCAAAAATGGATACAAAGACCGTAAGTGTTGCTCTAAGAGATTGATTTTAGACCGTTTTTCAAGATCAAGTTGTCTCTCGCTTCAGCTGCGGAATCAAAGTTCCTGCGAGTGCTACTGAGCTTCGCAGTGGGAGGACTGCTGGGGGATGTGTTCCTCCATTTGCTACCAGAGGCCTGGGAGGGCGATCACCAGAGCTCTTCGGTGGAATTGGGGGACAGCCACCCATCGCTGCGCTCCGGACTGTGGGTGCTCGCTGGCATACTGATCTTCACAATAGTGGAGAAAATCTTCTCCGGCTACACGAACGCAGACGAGGAGAATCCCCAGCCCAAGTGCGTGGAGATCGCAAACTGCCTGCTGCGCCGCCATGGGGGCAAGCTGCCGGAGGGGGGAACCTCCGAGAGCTGCGGCGGAGCCTGTGACATTGAGGACGTGGACAAGGTCTGTTTCTTGCGCGAGCGAGAGCAGAAGTCCAAGGAGCAGAAAGAACAGCCCAGGAAGGTCGCCGGATACCTGAACCTGCTGGCCAATTCCATCGACAACTTTACGCACGGCCTGGCGGTGGCTGGATCTTTTCTGGTCTCCTTCAGACACGGAGTCCTGGCCACATTCGCCATACTGTGTAAATATGATGCTGGCTTCAGCTAGTCGTAGATCCTTACGTGGTGTTCCTTTGCAGTGCACGAGATCCCCCACGAAGTCGGGGACTTTGCCATTCTTCTGCGCTCCGGATTCAGTCGCTGGGATGCGGCTCGGGCACAGCTGCtaacagcaggagcaggactACTTGGTGCCCTGGTGGCGATCGGAGGCTCCGGTGTAACCTCAGCCATGGGTATGTCCACCAAAACTATCATCTTTCAGCGTCAGTGAGCTGAGCTCTCTTCTTTGCTTTTACAGAGGCACGCACCTCGTGGATCATGCCCTTTACCGCTGGCGGCTTCCTGCACATTTCGCTGGTCACAGTATTACCTGATCTCTTAAAGGAAGAGGAACGCAAGGAATCCATTAAGCAGCTGCTAGCCCTGGTCTTTGGCATTGCATTAATGGCTGTCATGACGACGCTTTTCGAACACTAACCTAACCCTAGCAAGAAGCCGAGCAGCACATCAGAATAGTTTATTCCATAAATGGTTCCACCAGGATGGTTCCGTTGTTGGGTGTCCAAAATTGAAATGAATTTGTTGTACTTTACGGGATGGCTATAGGGATGCCTAGCCCCTCCTGGCCACTCGTCCTATTTTGCGTTGTGTAATTATAGCCGATACGAATGATATTTAAACTACTGTTAATAATTACGTATTATTGTAACATACGAAAAACATGAATAGAAACTGTGTGTTTTCAAAGAAATCTATCTTCGATCTACTCTTTGCGGATATCATCTACTATTTATGCAACAGAAAAGACAGCTCGAGAAATTCTTCTATCAAAAGAatcggtttttatttttttttctttgcaagTCCATTGATCATCTGAGCGCTGCGCTTGCAAGCTTATCTAGAGTGCCTTTACTTCTTAGACTTGATCTTCTTAAGGTAGAACTCCAATTCCTTGCCTTCCAGAATGTAGCCGTCGGAGCGACCGCACTGACCGGGGCGGGAAGAAATGCAGGCTGAAAGGAACAGAAAGAAAGAGAAGGGGATTAGCAAACGAAAGGCAATCCGCCCGCACTGGACATAAGCTATTTGGCAATCAGAGTAACTATGACAAGCCGTAATCACACCCAACAGGCTTGCATTATTCTTAAAACAAGAATTTTGCAATAAAGTTGTTGGATCGCTAAGGATTTTACATCATTTGTATACAGCCAGCGATAAAATGAAAACTAGAGAAAATACACACCCAAGATGCGGCCAGAAGTGAACTGGTCCTCCAACGCCTGCTCAACTTTGCCAAACTTTTGACGCTCCAGGTACTTCTTCATGACCTTTTCACTGCGCTTCTTGGTCAGCACATCGTTCTCATCCTCCTTCTGTGCGTGCTTGGGGTTGCGCTTGCGTCCCAAGGGCAGCACGTAGTGGGACTCGTACCATTGGCGGAATGGCGTCGCGTCGATGACCACAATGCTGTTCTTCACCAGTGTCTTGGTGCGCACCAGCTCGTTGTTGGACGCATTGTAGACGACATCAGCGATACGAGTCTTGCGGGCAACACCCTCAGAGGCCCAGGCAAAGTTGCCGTTCTCCAGGCGCAGGGCACGCAGTTTGCTGTTGCCTCCACGAGTGCGCACAGAGTGCACGCGGCTGGAGCCGAGCtgcaatgaaatgaaatgaaagaCCAACCGTTTAGAATATCCGCACACTTCCAGGCAGTAGAGTATTTAGTTGGGACAGCGATAGTTGAAAATCAGTAGTCCGAACATAAAGCTTTTAAATCATCAAACAGTAGCGCACGATTAGGTAAACCATGCGCAATTACAGTTGACACGCGTTaacatcattttagcaaatcAGCAATCATTTTGTGCTATGCCAAGTCGCTACATTTCTGTATGCCACCCACTGACAGGGGACAGGCGACAGGCATCGCTTACCTTGGTGTTGGCGGCGGGGCGACCCAACTCGAACTTGCGCTTCTTGCGAAGCGACTTGCGCTTGCCACCAGTTGAACGGCGCTTGTGTGCACTATCACGGCTAATACCTGGGAACAATATTAAAACATACGAATTAAATTAAAACATGGCACATTGGCTGCGCTTAAATATCAAgaacacaaacacacgcacGCCAACCACAACTCATGGGCACGGGAGTTCGAGGGTTGAATTCATTGAAAAATGCAGCAACATTTTTGGATT
This region of Drosophila miranda strain MSH22 chromosome 2, D.miranda_PacBio2.1, whole genome shotgun sequence genomic DNA includes:
- the LOC108156562 gene encoding zinc transporter ZIP13 homolog; translated protein: MSTNSSFFDEHLTMLYANLMNNYVPEYFKSFQYTPWVFSLLGSVVIGLSGIFPLLIIPSEEKLAKNGYKDPAESKFLRVLLSFAVGGLLGDVFLHLLPEAWEGDHQSSSVELGDSHPSLRSGLWVLAGILIFTIVEKIFSGYTNADEENPQPKCVEIANCLLRRHGGKLPEGGTSESCGGACDIEDVDKVCFLREREQKSKEQKEQPRKVAGYLNLLANSIDNFTHGLAVAGSFLVSFRHGVLATFAILLHEIPHEVGDFAILLRSGFSRWDAARAQLLTAGAGLLGALVAIGGSGVTSAMEARTSWIMPFTAGGFLHISLVTVLPDLLKEEERKESIKQLLALVFGIALMAVMTTLFEH
- the LOC108156563 gene encoding 40S ribosomal protein S8, with product MGISRDSAHKRRSTGGKRKSLRKKRKFELGRPAANTKLGSSRVHSVRTRGGNSKLRALRLENGNFAWASEGVARKTRIADVVYNASNNELVRTKTLVKNSIVVIDATPFRQWYESHYVLPLGRKRNPKHAQKEDENDVLTKKRSEKVMKKYLERQKFGKVEQALEDQFTSGRILACISSRPGQCGRSDGYILEGKELEFYLKKIKSKK